The Alnus glutinosa chromosome 10, dhAlnGlut1.1, whole genome shotgun sequence DNA window AATTTTAATGGagaagtgaaattgaaaaacaaaattgaaatataaatctgctaaattgatatttttttaaagtttaatgaagtgattgcaaaagtaatgaaagattaaAGGTTGTAACTTTTGAATTCTTGTAATTCTGGTCACTTTGACTTCTTGTAAGTAATGTCTAAATTAAtagtggtaagtgaagtttttcattttttaataagttaaaatttattaaaaattcaacaaaaaataaataaatacaaaggtTTCATAAGCAGCACTCAAAAATAAGATGGCCTAAAAGTCGAAGGGTTCTACACTAGCAATTGCGGGTAAGAAGGAAAACATGGACAAATAAAACTAAAGATTACATCATAAAAGCCATAAGACCCAACTAAAAATTCATTAAGAATCCCAAACACTAGAAGGGCAAAgctgtccaaaaataaaaatgtaaaataacaattttatccttatttttaaaagaaccTACTCCTCTCCAGTTCATTTCATTGCTTCCGGGGTAAACATAGAAAATTTAAggtaaatttattgaaaaagagATCTTCAATTCGTAGTTCCAAATTTCTGATCTGATTCTAGGAGTAAAAGTGGAATGAATAACAAGTGATCATCACGacctaaaaattcaaatttcaagtAAGTGCCCCAATGCAAAGTAAAAGTTGTAGATCATCCTAGAATGGCAAATAATACCAAACACAATTGAAAACCCCAGCCAAAGAAGTTTTCAAAAGAACCCACACGGAACTTGCTCAGCGTCGATGCAATAGACTTCTTAGAGGGAGCCCCGGCTTCAGGAGGATAGCCATTAGGGGATGGCACTGGAGGGTTAGATCCCCCTCTCGTACGTGGAGACGGCGCAGGCGATGAAGATGGAGGGGCAAGAAGCAGCGAAAGTGACGGCGACGGAATCGGTTGAGATCGCTTGGGGCAATTGTGCACCTTAACGGAAATCTTCAGCCCTAGAGCACTGTAGTTTGAGAAGTTGCTGATGAAATAGTAGACACCTTTCTCCGTCAATGGTAAAATAGCCGGACCAATGTTCAAGACCTTAATGGGGTTGCATGCAGTGCAACTCTCGTACTCTTGCCTTGACACTTGAATCACATCGTTATTTCCGGTCTCAAATCCAAAACCTATAAGAGAGATATAGTCAAAAGAAAATCATTAGAATTAGATAATATGTAACGTGTAATTTGCACACAAGATGCAAGGACGgaatcaaaaattttaatttaaagggCTAAGAGACTAAACCAAAATTTTTGATCCAGGGGTTGAAGTATGAATAAATCATATGTGCGTGTACAAAAGACCAATGTAGGGatagaattaagatttttaattCAGATGAATAGGAGACATAACGAAGATTTTTAATTCATAGGATTAAAGTATGAATGAGTCATATGTATGTGTAATTTGTGCACAAGTTCGATGCAGGGACGGAACCGAAATTAATTTCTGATTCCGAGGGTTAAGAGACATAACCAAGATTTCTAATTCAAATGGTTAAAGTATGAAAGAATCATATATATGTAAGTGTAATTTGCGCACAAGATGCGAGAACGGAACCAAGATATCTAATTTGATGGTCTAACAAATGGAATCAAGATTTCTGATTCAAAGCCTTGGACCAAGACATGTTTCATCAATTCCTTAGCAAGTTGGGCATTACGGACTTAACCTATGACTcttggtatttttgcaaatcttttaaatgaaagaaaacataaaattaaaagaaaataatttacaatacaaatgattcctatttataggaatataaagagaatataaaatggtatgtagagagaatatattcaattctgatttgattatattcaattacaattaatgaggattaaatcaaatcctccaatatatggagagtaccgtaattTATGGTattaatatattctctaacatcctcctgcaaactcaaggtgaaagattctgaaatcttaagtttgatttttttttttttttttttttttttttaattttgggtcGGATATAACTCAGTTTGGAGAACAGTTttcgtcttccttcttcttcgagtgtgtttgggattgcgatttcgtagacaataagtgcgattttaaaccaaatcgcagaacatagatcgtttgtgaactgcgtttttaaaaattgcgatttgaaaacgcagaaaatctgcttgttcaaatcgcagataagatggtgcttttttgaaaacgcagaattttaaaaggtaaattcgcgattttaaaggctaaactgtgattttgccaaacgcttaactgcgtttttaaaaatcatttttttcaaatcgcacattttaaaatcgttattttaaatcgtactttttgaaatcgcaaactcaaacggacccttcatcttcttcttcaagctaACTGTGGGCTAAatgttgcttcttcttcttcttcgttttcaTCTTCTTATTCTTCAAGCCAATTGTGGGCTAAATGAGCCTAGGTAGCGAGGTTTCAAATAATATCTCGAAGGCTAAATACATAATGGGCTAAAGAAAAAGGAGCCCACTATAGGCTAAAATGGGCATAGGTTTTAAAGaataccacaaatgccaaaataataTGGGCCAAAATAAGAAGCCTACAATGAGTTGAAATGGGCCCGgatttgaaacaataccacaaaggccAAATACAAGTAATGGGCCAACAAATTGCCCAAACAATGTGGGCAACTTTGGCCTCTTTTAtgggcttttcttttctttttcttttttcttcttttttttttttttttcacaccttTTCTCTAAACAACAATCGTCTTTACCAACAACAGCTACAAGAAGGTGACAGGAATAAGAGCAGATACGATCGCAACCTTGAAGAGAACGGTGGGCCTAATGGATGGCTGGCGAAAGAGCGGTAAGGTAGTGACTGTGACGATGAGGagaagtggtgatttaacattaaACAAGACGTTCGACGTGTGTGGTAACTGTATGAACAGTTTGGATGCGTGTATTCTTTTTATTAGATATAAAGGGTATCATAGACATGTGACTCAACAATTTTAAAATCCTTTAAAAACTTAacgaaaaagaaatgaagaaattatttaataacacaGTGCGAACCTTTGTAAATGATTTTGATAATTAACTTCTTAAATCTTAAAAACCGATTGGATAACGGGTAACACCTCACCAAAAACCGAAATATTTGTTCCTTTTACATAATTAAGCCAAATATAATCGGGTTTAGGGCGATAGGCTTGAGGACAAGTACGTACGTCGTTTGTCATGTTGTAGTTAAGGACTCCAACAAGTTATATGACTAAAGTAGGACAAATTAACCATCGTTAGCATTGCCAGATCACCTACTTTATTCTCCTAATCCTTCTTGATAGTAGCtgtttttactctttttttaaatatatttcctTACTTTCCTTCCAGGCAATCTTGTCTGAAAAATAAACTtgtcaagaaaatattttattgttccAATTAAGCATTAAAAAACATCATAAATAAGAAACATCAAATGTACTTAATTAACTACAAAATGTTTGATCGATCTATAcagaaaaaagacaaagattTCCTTCCCTAGCCTTCTCCACATTCACAAGAACAACAGTAGCTAGCTAGGAAATCCAGTGATACCATGGATCATAACAAAAATGGTCTTATTTTTGCAGTCGGATTCCCTCTTAGCGTTATTCTAATATCTTTATTCTTAACCATTGCTTCCTATCTCTGCAcccccaacaacaacaacccatCTCATAATCAAAACAATACTACTTCCCCACAAAACACTGACCAAAACTTTGTCGCCATTGAGTTAGACGGCGGCCTGGACGAAGCAACTCTCCATAGCTTCCCGAAGCTCCTTTACTCCCAATACAATCTCAAGAAAAGCAGCTCAGCTAGCGTTGCTTCTTGCTGCTCCATCTGCTTGGCGGATTACAAAGAAACTGACGTGCTTCAGTTGCTACCTGGTTGCGGCCATCTCTTCCATCTCAAGTGCGTCAACCCTTGGTTAAGGCTCCGTCCTTCTTGCCCGCTGTGTCGAAAGTCGCTGGTTGCAGCTCCGGTAGTGTCTCCTCTCGTTGATCAGATGCCTCCCTTGGCAACTCGGCAAGATCAGCTCTAgagttttttttacaaattttttttctttctttcttttttttttggtaatgaaACATTGGTGAAAGTTCATTTACCGTACCCAAtcaattgttgttgtttttgtaattattttttaaattttaaaaaactttcaatttagtatatttatttttcaatttttattttttttaatttcaccccttcattagaatttttcgttaaattctattaaaatttttaaaataatcgtttatacaaaatttttttaagattcaGGTGTGAGTATTTTACAAATTACGTTAAATTCTGACTTGACCAACGcttaaatccttacaattttttttttcttaaaaagtatggctattttgaaaattttgacatcaatccgttagaatttaatggaagagtgaaattgaaacaaaaaaaaaaattaaaattaaaattaaaagataaatacactaaattgagaattttttaaatttaaattcctaaaaagtatgggtattttgagaCTTTTGACACCaatctgttaggatttaatggaaggttgaaattgaaaaagaaaattaaaagataaatacactaaattaaaaaaaaaatttaaatttagaaaagCAATTACAATATGATTAATGTGCCAGGGGTTAAGGAAATTTTTCCGTAAAACATTTTAAGGTCTTCGTTATCTTTTTTCACTCCCTAGGAAATGAGATAGAGGAAAGATGTTTCAAATGATGAACAATTCGTAAAGAAAATTCATCTATGAGTGCCTTTAGAAACTGAAATTAAAGGGAAGAAACTATTTCATAGTCAAGATTACATTTTATGTATTTAACTATGTATATTTTGTTACATAAGGAATATAttgtcataatttttaaaattttcaaataacatgGTGCCATATACACtattacataaataaaataattaaaatatgaatcaTTAAATAGTTTCCTCAGTTTATTTTGAAATACAGAGCATCCTGTTTCATTATAACTAAACTTACAATTATATAAATCTTCAAATGATGGAAAATAATACATTTTAGTACTCAAATTAGGActgacaattttgacacgacccgacaactCGACACGAAACTAGtgggtttgggtctaccttaaacgggtttgggtcataaacggatcTACCCGTTTAACTCGGTCTAGCAGgtcgggtgacccgccagacacaattaacttttctttttttcttttttaaaaaaaaatgagaatggaTATAAAATTGTAGTGATATAAAATAAGATGAggcaaaattgtaatttaaaaaagagtgaagctaataataaaataagaccATGCTTGGTCTTATCCACAGCCATGTGTGGCTGTGGATTGTTTTGGAAGATACTTTCTCCCCTTAGGCCCTTATTCCCTTAACCTGAGTCCTGACGCctctccccttttctttttatttctcttttcttttttccttttctttgtttcttcttcttatctccTTCTCCGTTCTCCCGTCGCGCGCACACCAGATTGAGTGAGAGAGAACggatctgagagagagagagagttgatcAGTGACTCCGTGAGAGAGACACagaaattagaagaagaagaagaagaagaagggaagaGTATGGGTTTTCAGCAAAGATCAAGAAAGAAGAGGCCGAAGCTTGCTAAAGCCCTCTCGTCTCCAATGGCCGATCTATGTAATCCTAttccgtttttttttcttttttcttttacaaaagcaatattttcttattgattttCGTTGTTGccgatttgatatttttgtttttaatttaatagtcTTTTGTGAAGAACActtcatttttttgtcatttcatcGAAGATTTTgtgtttcattattatttttttttttccttctctattGCAATATTGATCTCATTTACAACCCTGTTCCTTGCAAAATGGTAGTCCAGCTTTCTTTTTTTGCCATGAATGATAAAGTTGCAGTTCATTTGAGTCTTAGAAGTCAaaacgggtcaaacgggtcatGTCGACCCGATCCGACTCATTATGCTAAATAGGTTTCATGGGTCGTGTCGGATGACCCGTGAAATTGTCATGTCGTGTTTAGAGCCCTAACCCGTTaagataaacgggtcgtgtttgaATCTAACTTAAACGGGTCGCAAGTCTCCACAGGTCGTGTCGGTACCTATTTTGCCGGCCTGTAAGGATGCCACTTTCCACGCTGGAAATACAACTTCGATCGATGTACTCGTGTTGTGCAAATTCTTCAATAGCATAGTCATTAGTCAATGATAATGCTTGAGTGTGAAGTCTAATCTTTTACTTTCCAccaatacaatatatatatatatatatatatatatatatatatatatatatatatataactaaatgCATTCCTCCTCAATCTACCATAACCCTATTTGTAATGTCTCtcgatcttttaatttttgcaatatctcttctattttattattggaACGACAATGTTTCTCCTccgtaaaaaattatattaagtcAAACACCAAGAGGAATCACAAGACTCACAAGTGATGCAAAATTTATAcccttaatttattaattaccattataccgtaatttaaaaaaaaaaaaaaaaaaaaaaaaaaaaaacctctcatGGTTTAAGAGACCATTATACTCCATCTGTTACGGTTTAAGAGAAAATCTTGATAAAAGTGAGATATTGTCAACCCAACAGTAGATTGAATTAAGGAATATTTCAAACATTTACATTTGAGAgatattacaaatttaatattaattcaAGGAAAATAATTGTAGTTTCTCCAAAAATATATCTATCATATACATGTTGGTCAAAACCACTGACCACAACTATGGATCTGTTAGCTAGCTAGTTCCAGTCACTTATTTCTTAAACGTCAAAAACTACTTTATTTTATCTTCCTTCCATCATATTAGATTgtctccaatatatatataatatagtttTTATTCTATAAAAGTGTTAagatatattaaattattctcttttaattaattacGGATAATTTTCTCAGGAGAAAAACACTTTTGGAGCAACCACCACTTGGCCAAAATAGTAAATTGTCAcagtattaaattatattgttcGAAGTGTACCATAATAAACcacattttaatttattcaacAACACATCAGTATTGCGAGATTAttatatatgaaataaataGCATTGTTTTTGCTCAAAACAAAGACATGTCAAAGTTGATTTC harbors:
- the LOC133879874 gene encoding early nodulin-like protein 3, with the protein product MKTKKKKKQHLAHSFGFETGNNDVIQVSRQEYESCTACNPIKVLNIGPAILPLTEKGVYYFISNFSNYSALGLKISVKVHNCPKRSQPIPSPSLSLLLAPPSSSPAPSPRTRGGSNPPVPSPNGYPPEAGAPSKKSIASTLSKFRVGSFENFFGWGFQLCLVLFAILG
- the LOC133880477 gene encoding RING-H2 finger protein ATL70-like codes for the protein MDHNKNGLIFAVGFPLSVILISLFLTIASYLCTPNNNNPSHNQNNTTSPQNTDQNFVAIELDGGLDEATLHSFPKLLYSQYNLKKSSSASVASCCSICLADYKETDVLQLLPGCGHLFHLKCVNPWLRLRPSCPLCRKSLVAAPVVSPLVDQMPPLATRQDQL